The following proteins are encoded in a genomic region of Oryctolagus cuniculus chromosome 6, mOryCun1.1, whole genome shotgun sequence:
- the NME5 gene encoding nucleoside diphosphate kinase homolog 5 isoform X2: MEVSMSPPQIYVEKTLAIIKPDVVDKEEEIQDIILRSGFTIVQRRKLRFSPEQCSNFYVEQYGKMFFPNLTVYMSSGPLVAMILARHKAISYWKELLGPSNSLIAKETHPDSLRAIYGTDDLRNALHGSNDFAAAEREIRFMFPKVIVEPIPVGQAAKDYLNLYVIPTLLEGLTKLYLAC, encoded by the exons ATGGAGGTATCAATGTCTCCACCTCAGATATATGTAGAAAAAACCCTGGCCATTATCAAACCAGATGTTgttgacaaagaggaagagatacaagatattattctcagatctggatTCACCATTGTTCAG AGAAGAAAACTACGTTTCAGCCCTGAACAATGTAGTAATTTTTATGTGGAACAGTATGGAAAAATGTTTTTCCCCAATTTAACAGTTTACATGAGTTCTGGACCACTTGTTGCCATGATATTAGCTAGACACAAAGCCATTTCTTATTGGAAAGAACTTTTGGGACCAAGTAACAGCTTAATAGCTAAGGAAACACACCCAGACAG TCTAAGGGCAATTTATGGCACAGATGACCTAAGGAATGCACTTCACGGGAGTAATGACTTTGCTGCAGCGGAAAGAGAAATTCGTTTCATGTTTCCTAAAG TGATTGTTGAGCCTATTCCAGTTGGACAAGCTGCTAAGGACTATTTAAATTTGTATGTAATACCAACTCTGCTTGAAGGACTCACGAAGCTTT